From the genome of Rhodothermia bacterium, one region includes:
- a CDS encoding class I SAM-dependent RNA methyltransferase, whose protein sequence is MYLYEKNRRFFAQIAGGSEGLGIKELIKLGATDVQAAYRGVYFHAKNEALYRVVYNARMLSRVLAPLVAFDCHSEDGLYEFARNRVAWDDFLTPDHTFLIFANVGNSRINHSQYAALKLKDAIADQFRDRYGARPSVDKEAPDVSFNLHIDRNKAVISLDVSGGSLHRRGYRRVAGPAPMQETVAAAILEMAEWKGETPLYDPMCGSGTLLAEALMLAGEIPAGWPRPHWCVPHLPDYDRRLWEAIRKQSDAKMVPVRQGLIRGSDVDEKVLRAARENLNRLPEGNKVEMRCFDLRELSGLENHTLIVNPPYGIRMGEAREVAALYKSLGDFLKQHCKGSTAYIYCGNRELISAIGLKPAFKKPLVNGPLDGRLVKIELY, encoded by the coding sequence ATCTATTTATACGAGAAAAATCGCCGCTTCTTTGCCCAAATTGCTGGAGGTAGTGAAGGTTTGGGCATTAAGGAACTGATCAAATTGGGTGCGACGGATGTACAAGCGGCCTATCGAGGGGTGTATTTTCACGCAAAAAACGAGGCCCTCTATCGGGTGGTGTATAATGCTCGTATGCTGTCGCGGGTATTGGCTCCATTGGTCGCTTTTGATTGTCATAGCGAGGATGGCCTCTATGAATTTGCCCGAAATCGAGTTGCATGGGATGATTTTCTGACGCCCGATCACACTTTTCTCATTTTTGCAAATGTGGGTAATAGCCGCATTAACCACTCCCAATATGCGGCACTAAAGCTTAAGGACGCCATTGCAGACCAATTCCGAGACCGTTATGGAGCGAGACCAAGTGTGGATAAAGAAGCGCCAGATGTTTCGTTTAACCTGCATATAGACCGCAATAAGGCCGTTATTAGCTTGGATGTGTCAGGTGGTTCTTTGCACCGACGCGGCTACCGAAGGGTTGCTGGCCCTGCTCCGATGCAAGAAACCGTAGCGGCTGCCATCCTCGAAATGGCTGAATGGAAAGGTGAAACCCCACTGTACGATCCGATGTGTGGCTCAGGCACACTCTTGGCCGAGGCGCTTATGCTGGCCGGTGAAATTCCGGCGGGATGGCCCCGACCACATTGGTGTGTACCACACTTGCCAGACTACGATAGACGACTTTGGGAGGCCATCCGGAAGCAATCCGACGCCAAAATGGTTCCAGTTCGCCAAGGGCTAATTCGCGGTAGTGACGTAGATGAAAAGGTATTGCGTGCTGCCCGTGAGAACCTAAACCGCTTACCAGAGGGAAACAAAGTGGAAATGCGTTGCTTTGACCTCCGCGAGCTTTCTGGTCTGGAAAATCATACCTTGATCGTGAATCCGCCATATGGCATTCGTATGGGTGAGGCCCGTGAGGTGGCTGCCCTTTATAAATCCCTCGGCGACTTCTTGAAGCAACATTGTAAAGGTTCTACGGCCTATATCTATTGTGGCAATCGGGAACTTATCTCGGCCATTGGCCTGAAGCCTGCCTTTAAAAAACCACTTGTGAACGGGCCGTTAGATGGTCGCTTGGTGAAGATTGAGTTGTATTGA
- a CDS encoding BatA domain-containing protein, with translation MTFLNPLILLGLLAAAIPILIHLFNFRKPKKVDFSTLAFLRELEKTAMQRVKIEQWLLLVLRILAILFLVLGFAQPMLKGSASDARHAKTVYVIVLDNSLSMKLRNVRGEYLQQARDVASKLVQQANKGDEFLLLTTANNGLTARNLYRNTGPLLEELRKIQAEPGARSLLRTTRQAFRRLTEIQDRNKEVYLISDLQRATFLDSLETEKPKNVSIALVPIGSDAPANVAITEVQIDSRIIEQGQPVGVTATLTNYSDKALSNFQANVYLEGQPVAQALANIAPKDQTKVQFTLTPQKRGWLGAEVRITGDTFEDDNRRYFTLLVPEKRSVLLVRGDGERTNYVELALSPQVTNGRVVFQTQTISEGMLGGTALESYNCVLLVGKKRFSSGEIANLKRYVTSGGGVLMFPSGGMAIGDYSALFSALGGGKVAGFSGQVGGPSIGKFDRVETEHPLFEGMFAQGDVSVGKQIETVDARYTLQYQAGTGDEQTLIRLTNNQPFLHEIRLGKGSVLLVTVAPDPQWSDLPSRGLFVPLLYRSVYYLAASRAQTEGSLGTSDSDEVFVSGLQGAEPIKLVGMKGDEYTPQQNPVYNGMVISVNDAIQQSGLYDVMQGSRILRKVAVNADSRESDLVRIPPEEAKQQIEQITRTEVRMVDVGTGTDRQIKEAIGTARFGQNLWNVFLFLALLCLLAEMLVALRKKTTTQKP, from the coding sequence ATGACCTTTCTTAATCCATTGATATTATTGGGTTTATTAGCTGCTGCTATTCCCATTTTGATCCACTTGTTCAATTTTCGGAAGCCCAAAAAAGTGGACTTCTCTACGTTGGCTTTTTTGCGTGAATTGGAAAAAACGGCCATGCAGCGGGTTAAGATTGAGCAATGGCTACTGTTGGTGCTAAGGATTTTGGCGATTTTGTTTCTGGTTTTGGGATTTGCCCAACCTATGCTAAAAGGCTCTGCAAGCGATGCGCGTCACGCTAAAACCGTGTATGTCATTGTTCTGGACAATTCTTTGTCCATGAAGTTGCGAAATGTACGGGGCGAATATTTACAACAAGCCCGTGATGTGGCCTCAAAATTGGTACAGCAAGCCAATAAAGGAGACGAGTTTTTGCTCCTCACAACGGCAAACAATGGCCTTACTGCGCGTAACCTCTACCGAAATACGGGACCGCTTTTAGAAGAGCTTCGCAAAATACAAGCGGAACCGGGTGCACGCTCCCTTCTAAGAACCACCCGTCAGGCATTTCGGCGGTTAACGGAAATCCAAGACCGCAACAAGGAAGTCTATTTGATCTCGGACTTGCAGCGGGCCACGTTTTTAGATTCCTTAGAGACCGAAAAACCCAAAAATGTATCCATTGCCTTGGTTCCGATTGGGAGTGATGCGCCTGCAAATGTGGCCATTACGGAGGTACAGATAGACAGCCGTATTATTGAACAAGGACAACCGGTGGGTGTGACTGCTACCCTAACCAATTATAGCGACAAAGCCTTGAGCAATTTTCAGGCAAATGTGTATCTGGAAGGCCAACCCGTAGCACAAGCCCTCGCAAATATTGCTCCGAAAGACCAAACAAAGGTGCAATTTACGCTCACGCCGCAGAAGCGAGGATGGCTCGGGGCCGAGGTACGCATTACCGGAGACACCTTTGAGGACGACAATCGGCGGTATTTTACACTTTTGGTTCCAGAAAAACGGTCGGTTTTATTGGTAAGAGGAGATGGCGAACGTACCAATTATGTAGAATTGGCACTCTCGCCACAAGTGACCAATGGACGTGTGGTTTTCCAAACGCAAACCATTTCCGAAGGGATGCTTGGCGGAACAGCCTTGGAGTCCTATAATTGTGTACTTCTTGTGGGCAAAAAACGATTCTCTTCCGGCGAAATCGCAAACCTTAAACGCTATGTCACATCTGGTGGAGGGGTTCTAATGTTCCCGAGTGGGGGCATGGCCATTGGGGATTATTCTGCCCTATTTTCGGCGCTTGGCGGTGGAAAGGTGGCTGGTTTTTCTGGGCAAGTGGGTGGGCCTTCTATCGGGAAATTTGACCGCGTAGAGACTGAGCACCCACTCTTCGAGGGCATGTTTGCCCAAGGCGATGTGTCGGTTGGTAAACAAATCGAAACCGTGGACGCGCGTTATACACTGCAATATCAGGCAGGAACAGGAGATGAACAAACCCTCATTCGTTTAACCAATAATCAGCCTTTCTTACACGAAATAAGACTGGGGAAAGGCTCAGTCTTGTTGGTTACAGTTGCGCCAGATCCGCAATGGAGCGACCTGCCTTCGCGTGGCTTATTTGTCCCGTTGCTTTATCGTTCTGTGTATTATCTCGCGGCCAGTCGGGCACAAACCGAAGGCAGTTTGGGTACATCCGATAGCGATGAGGTCTTTGTTTCGGGCTTACAGGGCGCCGAGCCTATTAAGTTGGTGGGGATGAAAGGCGATGAATATACGCCGCAACAAAATCCGGTGTACAATGGCATGGTAATCTCGGTGAATGACGCCATTCAGCAGTCTGGACTCTACGATGTGATGCAAGGCAGCCGGATTTTGCGCAAAGTTGCCGTCAATGCGGACAGCCGAGAGTCCGATCTTGTGCGCATTCCACCGGAAGAAGCCAAGCAACAAATCGAACAAATTACCAGAACCGAGGTTCGGATGGTTGATGTGGGCACTGGAACTGATCGCCAGATAAAAGAGGCCATCGGAACGGCGCGTTTTGGTCAAAATCTGTGGAACGTCTTTTTGTTTTTGGCGTTGTTATGCCTGCTTGCCGAAATGTTGGTGGCACTGCGTAAAAAAACAACCACCCAAAAGCCCTAA
- a CDS encoding threonine synthase has protein sequence MTTRFSHLVCSVCERTFPKNESQTFCPNCKKPLLAIYDLAPLDKRILQDRKKDMWRYREMLPVEDKRYIVTLGEGFTPLLPLERLGSKIGLTDVWLKDESANPTGSFKARGLSMAVSKAHEYGVREMAIPTAGNAGSALAAYGARAGIKTHVFMPEATPMVFQTDCAWMGASVTTVSGSIRDAGQAMNRANPGHWFDVSTLKEPYRIEGKKTMGYELAEQLNWQTPDVILYPTGGGTGLIGIWKAFKEMKALGWISEITTRMVAVQVAGCAPIVPAFEAQDQDGHPVADPPETIANGLRVPAPFGDRLILEALYESNGTAISVTDSEMKTGLREMASSEGLFVAPEGAAVWIALKKLKESGWLKVNEKIVLLNTGSAYKYIENLW, from the coding sequence ATGACGACTCGCTTCTCCCACCTGGTATGCTCGGTTTGTGAACGCACGTTTCCTAAAAACGAATCTCAAACCTTTTGTCCAAACTGTAAGAAACCTTTATTGGCGATTTATGACCTCGCGCCTCTGGATAAACGTATTTTGCAGGATAGAAAAAAGGATATGTGGCGCTATCGCGAGATGCTACCCGTAGAAGACAAGCGGTACATCGTGACGCTTGGTGAGGGCTTTACACCACTGTTGCCCCTCGAAAGATTGGGTTCAAAAATAGGCTTAACCGACGTCTGGCTTAAAGATGAATCGGCAAATCCAACGGGATCGTTTAAAGCACGCGGTCTTTCTATGGCCGTCTCTAAGGCACATGAATATGGCGTTCGGGAAATGGCCATTCCAACAGCGGGAAATGCCGGAAGTGCCTTGGCCGCATATGGCGCAAGAGCTGGCATCAAAACCCATGTCTTTATGCCAGAAGCAACGCCCATGGTTTTCCAGACCGACTGTGCTTGGATGGGCGCCTCCGTTACAACGGTCTCCGGAAGTATTCGCGATGCGGGCCAAGCCATGAACCGCGCCAACCCCGGTCATTGGTTTGATGTCTCTACCCTCAAAGAGCCATACCGCATCGAAGGCAAGAAAACAATGGGCTACGAATTGGCCGAGCAACTAAATTGGCAAACACCTGATGTGATTTTATACCCGACAGGTGGCGGAACAGGGCTAATCGGCATCTGGAAAGCATTTAAGGAAATGAAAGCTTTGGGTTGGATTTCCGAGATTACAACCCGCATGGTGGCCGTTCAGGTAGCGGGCTGTGCGCCCATTGTTCCGGCATTCGAAGCACAAGATCAAGACGGACATCCGGTAGCCGATCCGCCCGAAACCATTGCGAATGGCCTCCGCGTACCAGCACCCTTTGGAGATCGCTTGATCTTGGAAGCGCTTTATGAAAGCAATGGAACGGCTATTTCGGTCACCGATAGTGAAATGAAAACGGGACTTCGAGAAATGGCAAGTTCGGAAGGGCTGTTTGTTGCTCCAGAAGGGGCTGCCGTCTGGATTGCCCTGAAAAAGCTAAAAGAATCGGGTTGGCTGAAGGTAAACGAAAAGATAGTATTGCTCAATACTGGCTCGGCCTATAAATATATTGAGAATCTGTGGTAG